The following coding sequences lie in one Kitasatospora azatica KCTC 9699 genomic window:
- a CDS encoding NADPH-dependent F420 reductase, with protein MKIGIIGAGNIGGNLTRRLTALGHQVSVANSRGPQTLTALAEETGATPVTVAEAANGAEIVVVTVPLKNVPDLPSGLFDGAAEGLAVIDTGNYYPKERDGRIAAIEEGLTESAWTEQQIGHQVVKAFNGTYAQDILDRPLPAGDPDRMALPVSGDDAAAKQKVRALIEELGFDTVDAGSIANSWRQEPGTPVYGLRAGVEAVTKALAEAGPEHGAAHRD; from the coding sequence ATGAAGATCGGCATCATCGGCGCGGGCAACATCGGTGGCAACCTGACCCGGCGCCTCACCGCGCTCGGCCACCAGGTGTCGGTGGCCAACTCGCGCGGCCCGCAGACCCTCACCGCGCTCGCCGAGGAGACCGGCGCCACGCCCGTCACGGTGGCCGAGGCGGCCAACGGCGCGGAGATCGTGGTCGTCACCGTCCCGCTGAAGAACGTCCCCGACCTGCCGTCCGGCCTGTTCGACGGCGCCGCCGAGGGCCTCGCCGTGATCGACACCGGCAACTACTACCCCAAGGAGCGCGACGGCCGGATCGCCGCGATCGAGGAGGGGCTGACCGAGAGCGCCTGGACCGAGCAGCAGATCGGCCACCAGGTGGTGAAGGCCTTCAACGGCACCTACGCCCAGGACATCCTCGACCGCCCGCTCCCGGCCGGCGACCCCGACCGGATGGCCCTCCCGGTCTCCGGCGACGACGCGGCGGCCAAGCAGAAGGTCCGCGCCCTGATCGAGGAGCTCGGCTTCGACACCGTGGACGCCGGATCCATCGCCAACTCCTGGCGCCAGGAGCCCGGCACCCCGGTCTACGGCCTGCGGGCCGGCGTCGAGGCCGTCACCAAGGCCCTCGCCGAGGCCGGCCCGGAGCACGGAGCGGCCCACCGCGACTGA
- a CDS encoding alpha-mannosidase has translation MHDDRSLVESRLKRVLEERIRPAVHPESVPLQVSVWTAPDEPVPVAEGLAAPRTPIAVGQRWGAPWGTSWFTVAGTVPSTWAGRTVEALLDLGFDENMPGFQCEGLVYRPDGSPVKGLNPRNQWVRIAAPAAGGEQVLLHVEAASNPVILDYHPFLPTALGDKATAGSRPQYRLARMDLAVFDETVWQLVQDLEVLGELMAELPVDGARRWEILRAVERALDAIDLQDVNATAAGARSRLTEVLAAPAVPSAHRISAVGHAHIDSAWLWPLRETVRKVARTTANMTALLEDEAEFVYTMSQAQQYAWIKEHRPEVYAKVKQAVAEGRFVPAGGMWVESDTNMPGSEAMARQFVHGKRFFLEEFGIENEEAWLPDTFGFAAGLPQIIKAAGAKWLLTQKISWSQVNTFPHHTFWWEGIDGTRIFTHFPPIDTYNCSMNGKEIAHAARNFKDKGRARHSLAPTGWGDGGGGTTREMVAKAARLRNLEGSATVRWETPAEFFAKAQAEYPNPPVWAGELYLELHRATLTSQAKTKQGNRASENLLREAELWSATAAVQAGVPYPYQELDRIWKTVLLHQFHDILPGSSIAWVHREAEHSYAAVAEELTGIIATAQHALAGEGTSEIVFNAAPHRRAGIPAGGARPAPPAAGGCTVQPRPGGGFLLANDLLRVEVDERGLVVSVHDLAAERETVAPGAAANLLQLHPDFPNMWDAWDVDQFYRNTVTDLTAVDAITVTAAGPESAAVQVTRSFGESRVTQTLTLTAGAKRLDLDTEVDWHETEKFLKAAFPLDLHTDRYAAETQFGHLHRPTHTNTSWEAAKFEACNHRFVHLAEPGWGVALVTSSTYGHDLTRTVRPADQGTTTTVRVSLLRAPRFPDPHTDQGTHRFRHALVPGADIAAAVSEGHYINLPERRVAGSAEVVPLVALDHQAVVVSAVKLADDQSGDVIVRLYEAHGGRATARLRTSFPLAGALACDLLERPLDQHPAMAEDTVELRLRPFQLVTLRLARG, from the coding sequence ATGCATGACGACCGCAGCCTGGTCGAGTCCCGCCTCAAGCGCGTACTGGAGGAGCGGATCCGGCCCGCCGTCCACCCCGAGTCGGTGCCGCTCCAGGTCTCCGTCTGGACGGCGCCCGACGAGCCGGTCCCGGTCGCCGAGGGCCTGGCTGCGCCGCGCACCCCGATCGCCGTCGGGCAGCGGTGGGGCGCGCCCTGGGGCACCAGCTGGTTCACCGTCGCCGGCACCGTGCCCAGCACCTGGGCCGGCCGCACCGTCGAGGCACTGCTCGACCTCGGCTTCGACGAGAACATGCCCGGCTTCCAGTGCGAGGGCCTGGTCTACCGGCCGGACGGATCGCCGGTGAAGGGCCTCAACCCGCGCAACCAGTGGGTGCGGATCGCGGCCCCCGCCGCCGGTGGCGAGCAGGTCCTGCTGCACGTCGAGGCCGCGTCCAACCCGGTGATCCTGGACTACCACCCTTTCCTGCCGACCGCGTTGGGCGACAAGGCGACCGCCGGGAGCCGACCGCAGTACCGGTTGGCCCGGATGGACCTGGCGGTCTTCGACGAGACGGTCTGGCAGCTGGTCCAGGACCTCGAGGTGCTGGGCGAGTTGATGGCCGAACTGCCGGTGGACGGCGCCCGGCGCTGGGAGATCCTGCGGGCGGTCGAGCGGGCCCTGGACGCGATCGACCTGCAGGACGTCAACGCCACGGCCGCCGGGGCCCGTTCGCGGCTCACCGAGGTGCTCGCCGCGCCCGCCGTGCCGTCCGCGCACCGGATCAGCGCGGTCGGGCACGCGCACATCGACTCCGCCTGGCTGTGGCCGCTGCGCGAAACGGTCCGCAAGGTGGCCCGCACCACCGCCAACATGACCGCCCTGCTGGAGGACGAGGCGGAGTTCGTCTACACCATGTCCCAGGCCCAGCAGTACGCCTGGATCAAGGAGCACCGCCCCGAGGTCTACGCCAAGGTCAAGCAGGCGGTGGCCGAGGGCCGGTTCGTGCCGGCCGGCGGGATGTGGGTGGAGTCGGACACCAACATGCCGGGCTCGGAGGCGATGGCCCGCCAGTTCGTGCACGGCAAACGGTTCTTCCTGGAGGAGTTCGGCATCGAGAACGAGGAAGCCTGGCTGCCGGACACCTTCGGCTTCGCCGCCGGGCTGCCCCAGATCATCAAGGCGGCCGGCGCCAAGTGGCTGCTCACCCAGAAGATCTCCTGGAGCCAGGTCAACACCTTCCCGCACCACACCTTCTGGTGGGAGGGCATCGACGGCACCCGGATCTTCACCCACTTCCCGCCGATCGACACCTACAACTGCTCCATGAATGGCAAGGAGATCGCCCACGCCGCCCGCAACTTCAAGGACAAGGGCCGGGCTCGCCACTCGCTCGCCCCGACCGGCTGGGGCGACGGCGGCGGGGGCACGACGCGCGAGATGGTGGCGAAGGCGGCCCGGCTGCGCAACCTCGAAGGCTCGGCCACGGTGCGCTGGGAGACGCCGGCCGAGTTCTTCGCCAAGGCGCAGGCCGAGTACCCGAACCCGCCGGTCTGGGCCGGCGAGCTCTACCTCGAACTGCACCGCGCCACCCTGACCAGTCAGGCGAAGACCAAGCAGGGCAACCGGGCCAGCGAGAACCTGCTGCGCGAAGCCGAACTCTGGTCCGCCACCGCGGCCGTTCAGGCAGGCGTGCCGTACCCCTACCAGGAGTTGGACCGGATCTGGAAGACCGTGCTGCTGCACCAGTTCCACGACATCCTGCCCGGCTCCTCGATCGCCTGGGTGCACCGCGAGGCCGAGCACAGCTATGCCGCCGTCGCCGAGGAGCTGACCGGGATCATCGCAACTGCCCAGCACGCACTGGCTGGTGAGGGAACCTCGGAGATCGTCTTCAACGCCGCCCCGCACCGGCGCGCGGGCATCCCGGCCGGCGGCGCCCGCCCGGCCCCGCCGGCCGCCGGCGGCTGCACCGTCCAACCCCGGCCCGGCGGCGGCTTCCTGCTCGCCAACGACCTGCTGCGGGTCGAGGTGGACGAGCGCGGACTGGTGGTCTCGGTCCACGACCTGGCCGCCGAACGCGAGACCGTCGCCCCCGGCGCGGCGGCCAACCTACTGCAACTCCACCCGGACTTCCCGAACATGTGGGACGCCTGGGACGTCGACCAGTTCTACCGCAACACCGTCACCGACCTGACCGCCGTCGACGCGATCACCGTCACCGCCGCCGGCCCGGAGTCCGCAGCCGTCCAAGTCACCCGCTCCTTCGGCGAGTCGAGGGTGACCCAGACCCTCACCCTGACCGCCGGGGCCAAGCGCCTGGACCTCGACACCGAGGTGGACTGGCACGAGACCGAGAAGTTCCTCAAGGCCGCCTTCCCGCTCGACCTGCACACCGACCGCTACGCCGCCGAAACGCAGTTCGGCCACCTGCACCGGCCGACCCACACCAACACCAGTTGGGAGGCGGCCAAGTTCGAGGCCTGCAACCACCGCTTCGTCCACCTCGCCGAGCCCGGCTGGGGCGTCGCCCTGGTCACCTCCTCCACCTACGGCCACGACCTCACCCGCACCGTCCGCCCCGCCGACCAGGGCACCACCACCACGGTCCGGGTCTCGCTGCTGCGCGCACCGCGCTTCCCCGACCCGCACACCGACCAGGGCACCCACCGCTTCCGGCACGCCCTGGTCCCCGGCGCCGACATCGCCGCCGCCGTCTCGGAGGGCCACTACATCAACCTGCCCGAACGCCGGGTGGCGGGCAGCGCCGAGGTCGTCCCACTGGTCGCTCTGGACCATCAGGCCGTGGTGGTCAGCGCCGTCAAACTCGCCGACGACCAGAGCGGCGACGTCATCGTGCGCCTGTACGAGGCCCACGGTGGCCGCGCCACGGCCCGGCTGCGCACCTCCTTCCCGTTGGCCGGCGCGCTCGCCTGCGACCTGCTGGAGCGGCCGCTCGACCAGCACCCCGCGATGGCCGAGGACACCGTCGAACTGCGGCTGCGGCCCTTCCAGTTGGTCACGCTCCGGCTGGCCCGCGGGTGA
- a CDS encoding aldo/keto reductase, translated as MEQRVLGRTGQPVSVVGLGTWQLGADWGEVREEDAFAVLDAAVEAGVSFLDTADVYGDGRSEQLIGRFLRERADQLPGLTVATKFGRRVEQLPEHYSLANFRAWADRSRSNLGTERLDLVQLHCPPTAVFADDEVFDGLDTLVSEGRIAAYGVSVETCAQALTAIARPGVASVQIILNPFRLKPLDEVLPAARAAGVGVIARVPLASGLLSGRYTKDTVFPQSDHRTYNRDGSAFDQGETFSGVDFATGVDAAVEFGELAPAGATPAQTALRWIIQQPGVSTVIPGARSPEQARANAAAAGLPPLPDTTLAAVRELYDRRLRDQVHTRW; from the coding sequence ATGGAACAGCGCGTACTGGGTCGGACCGGTCAACCGGTCTCCGTCGTCGGCTTGGGCACCTGGCAGCTCGGTGCGGACTGGGGCGAGGTCCGGGAGGAGGACGCCTTCGCCGTGCTGGACGCGGCGGTCGAGGCGGGCGTCAGCTTCCTGGACACGGCCGACGTCTACGGCGACGGCCGCAGCGAGCAGCTGATCGGCCGGTTCCTGCGGGAACGAGCCGACCAACTGCCCGGCCTGACCGTGGCGACCAAGTTCGGCCGCCGGGTGGAGCAGCTCCCGGAGCACTACAGCCTGGCGAACTTCCGCGCCTGGGCCGACCGCTCCCGCAGCAACCTGGGCACGGAGCGGCTCGACCTGGTGCAGCTGCACTGCCCGCCGACCGCGGTCTTCGCGGACGACGAGGTCTTCGACGGCCTCGACACCCTGGTCTCGGAGGGCCGGATCGCCGCCTACGGGGTCAGCGTGGAGACCTGCGCGCAGGCGCTGACGGCGATCGCCCGGCCGGGCGTGGCCAGCGTGCAGATCATCCTCAATCCGTTCCGGCTGAAGCCGCTGGACGAGGTGCTGCCGGCGGCCCGGGCCGCGGGCGTCGGGGTGATCGCCAGGGTGCCGCTCGCCTCCGGCCTGCTCTCCGGCCGCTACACCAAGGACACCGTCTTCCCGCAGAGCGATCATCGGACCTACAACCGGGACGGCTCCGCCTTCGACCAGGGCGAGACCTTCTCCGGCGTGGACTTCGCCACGGGAGTGGACGCGGCGGTCGAGTTCGGCGAGCTGGCGCCGGCCGGCGCGACACCCGCCCAGACGGCGCTGCGCTGGATCATCCAGCAGCCCGGGGTGAGCACCGTGATCCCCGGTGCCCGCTCGCCCGAGCAGGCCCGCGCCAACGCGGCCGCCGCCGGGCTGCCGCCGCTGCCGGACACGACCCTGGCTGCCGTCCGCGAGCTGTACGACCGCCGGCTGCGCGACCAGGTGCACACGCGCTGGTGA
- a CDS encoding glycoside hydrolase family 16 protein, which produces MRISATTVRMGAAVAVTAATLAVTVFGNAEAASTRVVQDRLSPTAMAADVAAAASLTVHSGSCFTAKSLGVGVRDAAGNNLDFPGPATNARICPSGLTITTGTRTLPAGTYTEFGYWQDSRGGWHNLPSKTLTVSRAASPSPTPTPTPTPTSTSTPTPTPTPTSTPTPTPTSTPIPSATPTASPSPTPSATQTPTASPTPTASPTPTNSPFATPTPTPSPTATPTGAGTAPTWSDDFSGESVPLGSWTGCDSDGTPQGHHCSGVPANVDSKWWAYPDGWQDTTKNGTYSPAKTMSIANGQLNLHLNRDSAGTWVAAPIPKLPGAVGQDGGVLYGKFEVTWKATSAAGFKTAWLLWPDGDIWPQNGEIDFPEGSLDSTIGAYMHRQGGTSGSDQDAYETNVAEAGAWHTTTIDWQKDSLTFYLDGKVIGHSTSNVPAHPMHWVLQSETSTSGTVPAVGSSADIAISSVKYWQAG; this is translated from the coding sequence ATGCGCATTTCTGCCACAACTGTCCGGATGGGCGCAGCGGTCGCGGTCACCGCCGCCACGCTCGCCGTCACCGTCTTCGGCAACGCCGAGGCCGCCAGCACGCGGGTGGTGCAGGACCGCCTCTCGCCGACCGCGATGGCCGCCGACGTCGCCGCTGCCGCCTCACTGACCGTTCACTCGGGGAGCTGCTTCACCGCCAAGAGCCTCGGCGTGGGCGTCCGGGACGCCGCGGGCAACAACCTCGACTTCCCGGGCCCGGCTACCAACGCCCGGATCTGCCCGAGCGGGCTCACCATCACCACCGGCACCCGCACGCTGCCGGCGGGCACGTACACGGAGTTCGGCTACTGGCAGGATTCCAGGGGCGGCTGGCACAACCTCCCGTCCAAGACGCTGACGGTCAGCAGAGCGGCCAGCCCGTCGCCGACTCCCACGCCGACCCCCACTCCTACGTCGACGTCGACCCCGACGCCGACCCCCACCCCTACGTCGACCCCGACCCCGACCCCGACGTCGACGCCGATCCCGAGCGCCACGCCCACCGCGTCGCCGTCGCCGACCCCGAGCGCCACCCAGACGCCCACCGCCTCGCCGACCCCGACCGCGTCGCCCACGCCCACCAACAGCCCGTTCGCCACGCCCACGCCCACCCCGTCGCCCACCGCCACGCCGACCGGCGCCGGCACCGCCCCGACCTGGTCGGACGACTTCAGCGGCGAGAGCGTCCCGCTCGGCAGCTGGACCGGCTGCGACTCCGACGGCACCCCCCAGGGGCATCACTGCAGCGGGGTCCCGGCCAACGTGGACTCGAAGTGGTGGGCCTACCCGGACGGCTGGCAGGACACCACCAAGAACGGCACCTACAGCCCCGCCAAGACGATGTCCATCGCCAACGGCCAGCTGAACCTGCACCTCAACCGCGACAGCGCGGGCACCTGGGTGGCGGCGCCGATCCCCAAGCTCCCCGGCGCGGTCGGCCAGGACGGCGGCGTGCTGTACGGCAAGTTCGAGGTGACCTGGAAGGCGACCTCGGCGGCCGGCTTCAAGACCGCCTGGCTGCTCTGGCCGGACGGCGACATCTGGCCGCAGAACGGCGAGATCGACTTCCCCGAGGGCTCCCTCGACAGCACGATCGGCGCCTACATGCACCGCCAGGGCGGCACCTCCGGCTCCGACCAGGACGCCTACGAGACCAACGTCGCCGAGGCGGGTGCCTGGCACACCACCACCATCGACTGGCAGAAGGACAGCCTGACCTTCTACCTGGACGGCAAGGTCATCGGCCACTCCACGTCCAACGTCCCGGCGCACCCGATGCACTGGGTGCTGCAGTCCGAGACGAGCACCAGCGGCACCGTGCCGGCCGTCGGCTCCTCGGCGGACATCGCCATCTCCTCCGTGAAGTACTGGCAGGCCGGCTGA
- a CDS encoding PRC-barrel domain-containing protein, with translation MIGIRDIREWRMQTVVDSAGRKIGTLEAIYVDTATDQPSMATVQIGLPGRRRLVFVPLDGATVGPGYVKVAYRKSQVKSGPAIGTDDILPAENEAAIFQHYDLPYTPGAGGERRLARP, from the coding sequence ATGATCGGGATCAGGGACATCCGCGAATGGCGGATGCAGACCGTGGTGGACTCGGCGGGACGCAAGATCGGCACCCTGGAGGCGATCTACGTCGACACCGCCACCGACCAGCCGAGCATGGCCACCGTGCAGATCGGCCTGCCGGGCCGCCGGCGGCTGGTCTTCGTGCCGCTGGACGGCGCGACGGTGGGCCCCGGGTACGTCAAGGTGGCGTACCGGAAGTCGCAGGTGAAGAGCGGCCCCGCGATCGGCACCGACGACATCCTGCCGGCCGAGAACGAGGCGGCCATCTTCCAGCACTACGACCTGCCCTACACACCCGGTGCCGGAGGCGAACGCCGGCTGGCCAGGCCGTGA
- a CDS encoding glycoside hydrolase 5 family protein produces MPRFGVNYTPSKGWFHHWLDFELDEVRADLDSVAALGLDHIRAFPLWPLFQPNRTLIRPRAVEQLVALVDAAAERGLDVAVDGLQGHLSSFDFLPAWTSTWHRRNLFTDPEVIEGQLVYLRTLAGALAERPNFLGMTVGNEINQFSGDPHPDPDRITTEQAAAWLGRVLAACEQGAPGRLHLHAEYDAAWYQDDHPFTPAHAARIGAATAVHSWVFNGTAQRYGPHSTATAQHAAYLVELAKAWAEDPHRPVWLQEVGAPAPHIPPALAARFTEATVAAALDCPDLWGVTWWCSHDVDRSLADFPELEYSLGLLTNDRQVKPAGRSLARLVAEARANGRPARPRTTALVLDLPEQVTKRSLCAPGGAFFEAFMRLAESGARPTVVLAARASDQQHLAARGITEVVTVDQIS; encoded by the coding sequence ATGCCGCGGTTCGGTGTCAACTACACGCCCAGCAAAGGCTGGTTCCACCACTGGCTGGACTTCGAGCTGGACGAGGTGCGGGCCGATCTGGACTCGGTCGCGGCGCTCGGCCTGGACCACATCCGGGCCTTCCCGCTCTGGCCGCTGTTCCAGCCCAACCGCACGCTGATCCGCCCGCGCGCCGTCGAGCAGCTGGTCGCGCTGGTGGACGCGGCCGCCGAACGGGGGCTGGACGTCGCGGTCGACGGCCTGCAGGGCCACCTGTCCAGTTTCGACTTCCTGCCCGCGTGGACCAGCACCTGGCACCGGCGGAACCTGTTCACCGATCCCGAGGTGATCGAGGGGCAGCTGGTCTATCTGCGCACCCTGGCCGGGGCGTTGGCCGAGCGGCCCAACTTCCTCGGCATGACCGTCGGCAACGAGATCAACCAGTTCTCCGGCGATCCGCACCCCGACCCGGACCGGATCACCACGGAGCAGGCGGCCGCCTGGCTCGGCCGGGTGCTGGCCGCCTGCGAGCAGGGCGCTCCGGGCCGGCTGCACCTGCACGCGGAGTACGACGCGGCCTGGTACCAGGACGACCACCCGTTCACCCCCGCGCACGCGGCCCGGATCGGCGCCGCGACCGCCGTCCACTCCTGGGTCTTCAACGGCACCGCCCAGCGCTACGGCCCGCACTCCACGGCCACCGCCCAGCACGCCGCCTACCTGGTCGAACTCGCCAAGGCCTGGGCCGAGGACCCGCACCGCCCGGTGTGGCTGCAGGAGGTCGGGGCACCGGCCCCGCACATCCCGCCCGCACTGGCCGCCCGGTTCACCGAGGCCACGGTGGCCGCCGCGCTGGACTGCCCCGACCTGTGGGGTGTCACCTGGTGGTGCTCGCACGACGTGGACCGCTCGCTGGCCGACTTCCCCGAACTCGAGTACAGCCTCGGCCTGTTGACCAACGACCGGCAGGTCAAGCCGGCCGGACGCAGCCTGGCCCGACTGGTCGCCGAGGCCCGCGCCAACGGACGTCCGGCCCGGCCCAGGACCACCGCGCTGGTCCTCGACCTGCCCGAGCAGGTGACCAAGCGCTCGCTCTGCGCCCCCGGCGGAGCCTTCTTCGAGGCCTTCATGCGGCTGGCCGAATCGGGCGCGCGCCCGACCGTCGTGCTCGCCGCCCGCGCGTCGGACCAGCAGCACCTGGCCGCGCGCGGTATCACCGAAGTCGTGACGGTCGACCAGATCTCCTGA
- a CDS encoding PP2C family protein-serine/threonine phosphatase, with amino-acid sequence MADETTLPLPPLPPLSPLPSLNGLPATPVPNLGEQLLDDFLTTGCALDPAKVPLMAQQYTQALGIGAGTVYLADLPQGRLRPITGDAELPIDGTLAGSALLTGAVQTTEADAQGTVFAWFPLLHGEERLGVFGVRTAALDRTGLRRCQLVAALLAMVLAAGRDTLALPAELLRALLPPGTVYNSQVLSTAVLEPAQELGGDAFEHSVAAEVLHAAVLDAMGHDLTAGLTAAVALAACRNARRNGAELPELVRTTDLALTRWFPDRFATGVFLRLDLPSGLLHWSNCGHPPPLLIRRQQLVADALSRPAEPPLGVTGLTELTRAVHAISLDPGDRLLIHTDGVVEAAGAGRSRFGEDRLAESVIRATADGAAPAQALRALVGELLTHRGGPLADDATIMLVEWQPAAFRTAATTAFGGARRFERSTR; translated from the coding sequence ATGGCCGACGAGACGACGCTCCCGCTGCCCCCGCTGCCCCCGCTGTCCCCGCTGCCTTCGCTGAACGGCCTGCCGGCGACGCCGGTGCCGAACCTCGGCGAACAGTTGCTGGACGACTTCCTGACCACCGGCTGCGCCCTCGACCCGGCCAAGGTCCCGCTGATGGCGCAGCAGTACACCCAGGCGCTCGGGATCGGGGCCGGCACCGTCTACCTGGCCGACCTCCCGCAGGGCCGGCTGCGCCCGATCACCGGCGACGCCGAGCTGCCGATCGACGGCACCCTGGCCGGCTCGGCCCTGCTGACCGGCGCGGTGCAGACCACCGAGGCGGACGCCCAGGGCACGGTGTTCGCCTGGTTCCCGCTGCTGCACGGCGAGGAACGGCTCGGCGTGTTCGGGGTGCGCACCGCCGCCCTGGACCGCACCGGGCTGCGCCGCTGCCAGCTGGTCGCCGCGCTGCTCGCCATGGTGCTCGCCGCCGGGCGCGACACCCTGGCGCTGCCCGCCGAGCTGCTGCGCGCCCTGCTGCCCCCCGGCACCGTCTACAACTCCCAGGTGCTGTCCACCGCCGTCCTGGAGCCGGCCCAGGAGCTCGGCGGCGATGCCTTCGAGCACTCGGTGGCCGCCGAGGTGCTGCACGCGGCCGTCCTCGACGCGATGGGGCACGACCTGACCGCCGGCCTGACCGCCGCCGTCGCCCTGGCGGCCTGCCGCAACGCCCGGCGCAACGGCGCCGAGCTGCCCGAGCTGGTCCGCACCACCGACCTGGCGCTGACCCGCTGGTTCCCGGACCGGTTCGCGACCGGCGTCTTCCTCCGGCTGGACCTGCCGAGCGGCCTGCTGCACTGGTCGAACTGCGGGCACCCGCCGCCGCTGCTGATCCGGCGGCAGCAGCTGGTCGCCGACGCACTGAGTCGCCCCGCCGAGCCGCCACTCGGGGTGACCGGGCTGACCGAGCTGACCCGGGCGGTGCACGCGATCTCGCTCGACCCCGGGGACCGGCTGCTGATCCACACCGACGGGGTGGTCGAGGCGGCGGGCGCCGGGCGGTCGCGGTTCGGCGAGGACCGCCTGGCCGAGTCGGTGATCCGGGCGACGGCCGACGGCGCCGCGCCCGCCCAGGCCCTGCGGGCCCTGGTCGGTGAGCTGCTGACGCACCGGGGCGGCCCACTGGCCGACGACGCGACGATCATGCTGGTCGAGTGGCAGCCGGCCGCCTTCCGCACCGCCGCCACCACCGCCTTCGGCGGTGCTCGTCGATTCGAACGGAGCACACGATGA
- a CDS encoding CaiB/BaiF CoA transferase family protein gives MNSTTPLPLDGVTVVSLEQAVAAPFATRQLADLGARVIKIERPGGDFAREYDRAVKGQSAYFVWCNRGKESVVLDLKEEGDRALFERILATADVFVQNLAPGAAERLGLGADALRERYPRLIVCGISGYGEAGPYRDKKAFDLLVQCETGLVSLTGTPQTPARAGVSIADVAAAMYAYTGVLTALYERERTGLGNAFDVAMLDALGEWLGQPLYHDRYAAAPLSRSGARHPSIAPYGHYRADDGAEVFLCVQSDRDWVALCEKVLQRPELTRDPRFADNPLRHRNDAELTVILEQHFASATGDELIALLDAAGIANARLRSVGEFAEHPQLAARDRWRTFDSPAGPLDGLLPPVTVHGREARMGAVPALGEHTAAVRAEFGG, from the coding sequence GTGAACTCGACCACCCCGCTGCCGCTCGACGGCGTCACCGTCGTCTCGCTCGAGCAGGCGGTCGCCGCACCGTTCGCCACCCGGCAGTTGGCGGACCTCGGGGCACGGGTGATCAAGATCGAACGTCCCGGAGGTGACTTCGCGCGGGAGTACGACCGGGCCGTGAAGGGCCAGTCGGCGTACTTCGTCTGGTGCAACCGGGGGAAGGAGAGCGTGGTCCTCGACCTCAAGGAGGAAGGCGACCGGGCGCTCTTCGAGCGGATCCTGGCGACCGCCGACGTCTTCGTGCAGAACCTGGCGCCGGGCGCGGCGGAGCGGCTCGGGCTCGGGGCGGACGCCCTGCGGGAGCGGTACCCGCGGCTGATCGTCTGCGGCATCTCCGGGTACGGCGAGGCCGGGCCGTACCGCGACAAGAAGGCCTTCGACCTGCTGGTGCAGTGCGAGACCGGGCTCGTCTCGCTCACCGGAACCCCGCAGACCCCCGCCCGGGCCGGCGTGTCGATCGCGGACGTGGCCGCCGCGATGTACGCGTACACCGGCGTACTGACCGCCCTGTACGAACGGGAACGGACCGGCCTGGGCAACGCCTTCGACGTGGCGATGCTGGACGCGCTCGGCGAGTGGCTGGGCCAGCCGCTGTACCACGACCGCTACGCCGCGGCGCCGCTCAGCCGCAGCGGCGCCCGGCACCCCTCGATCGCGCCCTACGGCCACTACCGGGCCGACGACGGGGCCGAGGTGTTCCTCTGCGTACAGAGCGACCGGGACTGGGTCGCGCTCTGCGAGAAGGTGCTCCAGCGGCCGGAGTTGACCCGGGACCCGCGATTCGCCGACAACCCGCTGCGCCACCGCAACGACGCCGAGCTGACGGTGATCCTGGAACAGCACTTCGCCTCCGCCACCGGCGACGAACTGATCGCCCTGCTGGACGCCGCCGGGATCGCCAACGCCCGGCTGCGCAGCGTCGGCGAGTTCGCCGAGCACCCGCAGCTGGCGGCCCGCGACCGCTGGCGCACCTTCGACTCCCCCGCCGGCCCACTCGACGGCCTGCTCCCCCCGGTGACGGTGCACGGCCGCGAGGCCCGGATGGGCGCCGTCCCCGCCCTGGGCGAGCACACGGCGGCGGTGCGGGCGGAGTTCGGCGGGTAG